The Lampris incognitus isolate fLamInc1 chromosome 17, fLamInc1.hap2, whole genome shotgun sequence genome contains a region encoding:
- the adprm gene encoding manganese-dependent ADP-ribose/CDP-alcohol diphosphatase: MDDCAAAPPPLFTFGVIADIQYADIDDGFNYKRTRKRYYRSSLQLLQNAQRAWSSPSAVKPAFILQLGDVIDGLNKRDDASDRALAAVMSELSSGPAEVHHVWGNHEFYNFSRDALLRSELNSTSGSRHSGALDGGIYAYHFSPAPRFRFVVLDAYDVSLLGRDECSVEYTNALNILQAHNKNEDLNHPPASGGLEQRFVKFNGGFSKDQLDWLAEVLSLADEKGEKVTVVSHLPVHPSSTDPICLSWNYDELLAVLQSHTSVVCFMAGHDHDGGYHRDKDSGVHYLTLEGVIETPPDTNAFGTVSVYEDRMVLKGNGRIVDRELLFP, translated from the exons ATGGACGACTGCGCCGCGGCGCCGCCGCCGCTGTTCACGTTCGGCGTGATCGCGGACATCCAATACGCCGACATAGACGACGGCTTCAATTACAAGCGGACGCGGAAGCGGTACTACAGAAGCAGCCTCCAGCTGCTGCAAAACGCGCAGAGAGCCTGGTCGTCGCCGTCAGCCGTCAAGCCCGCGTTCATCCTACAGCTGGGAGACGTCATCGACGGCCTCAATAAGAGGGACGACGCGTCGGACCGAGCGCTGGCGGCCGTGATGAGCGAGCTCAGCTCCGGCCCGGCGGAGGTGCATCACGTGTGGGGCAACCACGAGTTCTATAACTTCAGCAGGGACGCGCTGCTGCGTTCGGAGCTCAACAGCACGTCGGGATCCCGCCACTCCGGCGCCCTGGACGGTGGTATATACGCCTATCATTTCAGCCCGGCCCCCAGGTTCCGATTCGTCGTGCTGGACGCCTATGACGTGAGCCTCCTGGGGAGAGACGAGTGCAGCGTCGAATACACTAATGCGCTGAATATTTTACAGGCACACAACAAGAACGAAGATCTCAACCATCCTCCAG CATCTGGGGGTCTGGAGCAGAGGTTTGTCAAGTTCAATGGAGGCTTCAGTAAGGACCAGCTAGATTGGCTGGCTGAGGTTCTGTCTCTGGCTGACGAGAAAGGCGAAAAAGTCACTGTTGTCA GTCACCTCCCTGTACACCCCAGCTCTACAGATCCCATCTGCCTTTCCTGGAACTATGATGAGCTTCTGGCCGTGCTGCAGTCCCATACTAGTGTGGTGTGTTTCATGGCTGGACACGATCATGATGGTGGATACCACAGAGATAAAGATTCAGGAGTACACTACCTCACATTGGAGGGAGTCATTGAGACTCCCCCTGACACCAATGCTTTTGGCACAGTCTCTGTGTATGAAGACAGAATGGTCCTTAAAGGGAATGGAAGAATAGTGGATAGAGAGCTTTTATTCCCATGA